From a region of the Castanea sativa cultivar Marrone di Chiusa Pesio chromosome 10, ASM4071231v1 genome:
- the LOC142612221 gene encoding F-box protein At3g56470-like has protein sequence MADPHSVNLDLCSLEEGVSSPQSPRHRMSIETGLMRTTYGQMAERKWSDLPSDLLSPIADRLGLIELLSFRGVCKDWKSASTTASAEIESLPDHEPWFLVYGSNSECILLSNSGKKYTINIPELNGATCLASNKGWLLMFQEGSMFFFCPFSHAKIDLPRFPHSQVTDHVAAFSSPPTFQDCLVAVINRSSETTLELNMLCHGAKVWTNHKRYLPRGAIKTIKGATYHDEEFYFFDNSENLVTFSIDKSWNFFVIIPRPKDKLPGVDDLPIGRRMRHFIHMNMKNELGLPENVSISTCGTLVHDRIDKLVLNERIEAAEDSISYQLKGVWIQPRFFQVSPNQSW, from the exons ATGGCTGATCCTCACTCTGTAAATCTAGATCTTTGTTCTCTTGAGGAGGGGGTTTCTTCACCCCAATCTCCAAG GCATAGAATGTCCATAGAAACGGGTCTTATGAGGACTACATATGGCCAAATGGCAGAAAGAAAATGGTCTGACCTTCCTTCTGACCTGTTATCACCAATTGCAGATAGGTTAGGCCTAATTGAGCTTCTCAGTTTCCGTGGTGTCTGCAAGGATTGGAAATCTGCTTCTACCACAGCTTCAGCTGAGATTGAGTCCTTACCAGATCATGAACCTTGGTTTCTGGTGTATGGTTCGAATTCTGAATGCATTTTGTTAAGCAACTCGGGTAAAAAGTATACCATTAATATCCCCGAATTGAATGGAGCAACTTGCCTTGCATCAAACAAAGGATGGCTTCTTATGTTCCAAGAAGGATCCATGTTCTTCTTTTGTCCCTTCTCTCATGCTAAAATAGACCTTCCAAGGTTCCCTCACTCGCAAGTCACTGACCACGTTGCTGCGTTTTCATCACCTCCTACTTTTCAAGATTGTCTTGTTGCTGTTATTAATCGTAGTAGTGAAACCACATTGGAGTTGAATATGCTTTGTCATGGGGCTAAGGTTTGGACTAATCACAAAAGGTATCTTCCACGAGGCGCCATAAAGACAATCAAAGGTGCTACTTATCATGATGAAGAGTTTTACTTCTTTGACAATTCAGAGAATCTAGTTACCTTTTCAATTGACAAAAGCTGGAATTTCTTTGTTATAATTCCCCGTCCAAAAGATAAATTGCCGGGTGTAGATGATCTACCAATTGGTCGTAGGATGAGACATTTTATACATATGAACATGAAGAATGAATTGGGGTTGCCAGAGAATGTTTCCATTTCTACTTGTGGGACACTAGTTCATGATCGTATTGACAAGCTTGTACTTAATGAGAGAATTGAAGCTGCTGAAGATTCCATAAGCTACCAACTTAAAGGGGTGTGGATCCAACCAAGATTTTTTCAAGTCTCTCCAAATCAGAGCTGGTGA
- the LOC142613768 gene encoding F-box protein At4g00893-like — translation MTSSKKRKESGMTGLYSGLPADLLSLIVDRLGLIELLSFHGVCKAWRAAASTALSKIEASANYKPWFLIYGENSQCHLYNESGRRYTTSIPELDGATCIASHQGWLLVFQGGSMFFYCPFSHAKIDIPRFPLSVLSNHAAAFSSPPTTLECIVAVMHRDIMSGFSLYVLQRGANAWAKCELIQFYNVRELGSAIYGNQNFYFFDKINKLITFSAKDKTCVQHTLLKNENSTTIKHLPYVRSKSHFVRRNMKKKLGLGDDVSISICGTVVQNDSTDIIICNEEVESAEEFESCYLKGVWIQPRFFHLSPNQSWSL, via the coding sequence ATGAcctcttcaaaaaaaagaaaagaaagtggtATGACAGGACTTTATTCTGGTCTTCCTGCAGACCTTCTATCGTTAATTGTGGATCGATTAGGCCTAATTGAGCTTCTGAGTTTTCATGGTGTATGTAAGGCTTGGAGAGCTGCTGCATCCACAGCTTTATCTAAGATTGAAGCCTCAGCCAATTATAAACCCTGGTTTCTAATCTATGGTGAAAATTCACAATGCCATTTGTATAATGAATCTGGAAGAAGGTACACTACTAGCATCCCAGAATTGGATGGAGCAACTTGCATTGCATCACACCAAGGATGGCTTCTTGTATTTCAAGGAGGCTCAATGTTCTTCTACTGCCCATTCTCTCATGCAAAAATAGATATTCCTAGGTTTCCCCTTTCGGTACTCTCTAACCATGCTGCAGCATTTTCATCTCCTCCCACCACTCTTGAATGTATTGTTGCTGTCATGCATCGTGACATTATGTCTGGATTCTCGCTATATGTTCTTCAACGTGGAGCTAATGCATGGGCTAAGTGTGAACTCATTCAGTTTTATAATGTAAGGGAATTAGGTAGTGCTATATATGGGAATcagaatttctatttttttgacaaGATAAACAAATTGATTACCTTCTCTGCCAAGGACAAAACCTGTGTACAGCACACTCTGCTTAAGAATGAGAATTCAACCACCATAAAGCATCTCCCATATGTTCGTAGTAAGAGTCATTTTGTGAGAAGAAACATGAAGAAGAAATTGGGGCTGGGTGATGATGTTTCAATTTCTATCTGTGGAACAGTGGTACAGAATGATAGCACTGACATTATTATATGTAATGAGGAAGTTGAGTCTGCTGAAGAATTTGAAAGCTGTTACCTCAAAGGGGTATGGATCCAACCAAGATTTTTTCACCTCTCTCCAAATCAGAGCTGGTCACTTTGA
- the LOC142613519 gene encoding secoisolariciresinol dehydrogenase isoform X2 has translation MLSKNVSISRALLAQSFYRLLSTQTGSKLKGKVALITGGASGIGKATAAKFINNGAKVVIADIQHQLGQHTAKVLGTNATFVACDVTKESDISNAVDFIISKYNQLDIMYNNAGVPCKTPPSIVDLDLAVFDKIMDINVRGVMAGIKHASRVMIPCQTGSILCTASVTGLMGGLAQHTYSASKSAVIGIVKSVAAELCKYGIRVNCISPFAIPAKFVMDEMSQVFPGVDDRWLVEMVTNAGVLEGTSCEPNDVANAALYLVSDDAKYVSGHNLVLDGGFTSFKHLGFPAPDEVQ, from the exons ATGTTAAG CAAAAATGTCTCCATTTCAAGAGCTTTGCTTGCTCAGAGCTTCTACAGGTTACTATCAACCCAGACTGGAAG CAAGCTAAAAGGCAAGGTAGCATTGATAACTGGAGGAGCAAGTGGCATTGGAAAGGCAACTGCAGCAAAATTTATCAACAATGGTGCTAAAGTTGTCATTGCTGATATCCAACATCAACTTGGCCAACATACTGCAAAAGTGCTTGGAACCAATGCTACTTTTGTCGCCTGTGATGTCACTAAAGAGTCTGACATATCCAACGCTGTTGATTTTATCATCTCTAAGTACAACCAACTTGATATCATGTACAACAATGCAGGGGTGCCCTGCAAAACTCCCCCAAGCATTGTGGACCTTGATTTGGCAGTTTTTGATAAAATCATGGACATCAATGTGCGGGGAGTCATGGCTGGGATCAAGCATGCATCACGTGTGATGATCCCATGTCAAACTGGATCAATTCTCTGCACAGCTAGTGTTACAGGACTAATGGGTGGGTTAGCACAGCACACATATTCTGCGTCCAAATCTGCTGTTATAGGCATTGTTAAGTCTGTGGCTGCAGAGCTATGCAAGTATGGAATCCGGGTGAATTGTATATCACCATTTGCCATTCCAGCTAAGTTTGTAATGGATGAAATGAGTCAGGTTTTTCCTGGTGTAGATGATCGATGGCTTGTGGAAATGGTTACTAATGCTGGTGTTTTGGAGGGAACTAGTTGTGAACCCAATGATGTAGCTAATGCTGCGCTCTATCTTGTTTCTGATGATGCCAAGTATGTTAGTGGGCATAATTTGGTATTAGATGGAGGCTTTACATCTTTTAAGCATTTGGGGTTTCCTGCACCAGATGAAGTGCAGTAA
- the LOC142613519 gene encoding secoisolariciresinol dehydrogenase isoform X1, producing MLRYGLSKNVSISRALLAQSFYRLLSTQTGSKLKGKVALITGGASGIGKATAAKFINNGAKVVIADIQHQLGQHTAKVLGTNATFVACDVTKESDISNAVDFIISKYNQLDIMYNNAGVPCKTPPSIVDLDLAVFDKIMDINVRGVMAGIKHASRVMIPCQTGSILCTASVTGLMGGLAQHTYSASKSAVIGIVKSVAAELCKYGIRVNCISPFAIPAKFVMDEMSQVFPGVDDRWLVEMVTNAGVLEGTSCEPNDVANAALYLVSDDAKYVSGHNLVLDGGFTSFKHLGFPAPDEVQ from the exons ATGTTAAGGTATGGCCTAAG CAAAAATGTCTCCATTTCAAGAGCTTTGCTTGCTCAGAGCTTCTACAGGTTACTATCAACCCAGACTGGAAG CAAGCTAAAAGGCAAGGTAGCATTGATAACTGGAGGAGCAAGTGGCATTGGAAAGGCAACTGCAGCAAAATTTATCAACAATGGTGCTAAAGTTGTCATTGCTGATATCCAACATCAACTTGGCCAACATACTGCAAAAGTGCTTGGAACCAATGCTACTTTTGTCGCCTGTGATGTCACTAAAGAGTCTGACATATCCAACGCTGTTGATTTTATCATCTCTAAGTACAACCAACTTGATATCATGTACAACAATGCAGGGGTGCCCTGCAAAACTCCCCCAAGCATTGTGGACCTTGATTTGGCAGTTTTTGATAAAATCATGGACATCAATGTGCGGGGAGTCATGGCTGGGATCAAGCATGCATCACGTGTGATGATCCCATGTCAAACTGGATCAATTCTCTGCACAGCTAGTGTTACAGGACTAATGGGTGGGTTAGCACAGCACACATATTCTGCGTCCAAATCTGCTGTTATAGGCATTGTTAAGTCTGTGGCTGCAGAGCTATGCAAGTATGGAATCCGGGTGAATTGTATATCACCATTTGCCATTCCAGCTAAGTTTGTAATGGATGAAATGAGTCAGGTTTTTCCTGGTGTAGATGATCGATGGCTTGTGGAAATGGTTACTAATGCTGGTGTTTTGGAGGGAACTAGTTGTGAACCCAATGATGTAGCTAATGCTGCGCTCTATCTTGTTTCTGATGATGCCAAGTATGTTAGTGGGCATAATTTGGTATTAGATGGAGGCTTTACATCTTTTAAGCATTTGGGGTTTCCTGCACCAGATGAAGTGCAGTAA